One Pseudomonadota bacterium genomic region harbors:
- a CDS encoding ATP-binding protein, with amino-acid sequence MQSAGDLQKQLLLLNRVGSSLRHTNDFPQVCKTIVRAIIAETNAENCSLYVMDSHQQRLFLRAAMGKQDPVPVFFHDDNTDDLIQFRLGEGILGRAALQRRPFFIDDVTQSPEFVLFDASSVAVKSLLCVPVIDGDEVLGGISLSHSESGALGQPLLASLEIIADQTAKALKNALLITQLQQVNKHLEQEVVKGYRKLADSERKYRFLVEQAAEGIVTTKDGIILYANPQFWKMAGYDEKAPGTDLNDILDLANRQQMMTPCQYQEFMAQDPDCHKPEFHFETDLKHSHEYQVKVEVTGCRVPDDHGFIHQFYVRDISDRVQLDKMKDTFFASLVHELKTPITVINSYLQQLVGDMSKHGEKRQKLFADLDKVSRRLIHLLNDILVYSRLNYAGQQLNMRRWPINDEIFNTIDYFRPLLEEKGIMVTSELQAGLQPFLFDREKIGQVLVNLMDNAIKFTGSGGKIIWHSQEVTFGDYLCADELESVMNQGQSGSWLKMDKGISISIEDTGCGIPEIDGQKVFSEFYTSHESEGSGLGLSICRKIVQCHGGCISAERTAQGSRFSFILPLRFTA; translated from the coding sequence TTGCAGTCAGCTGGTGATCTTCAAAAACAACTTTTGTTATTGAACCGGGTCGGCAGCTCCCTGCGTCATACCAATGATTTTCCTCAGGTCTGCAAAACCATTGTCAGGGCGATAATAGCTGAAACCAATGCTGAGAACTGTTCGTTATATGTCATGGACAGCCATCAGCAGCGTCTGTTTTTACGGGCTGCCATGGGTAAACAGGACCCGGTTCCGGTCTTTTTTCATGATGATAATACCGATGATCTGATTCAATTCCGTCTTGGTGAGGGAATTCTTGGAAGGGCGGCATTACAAAGACGTCCATTTTTCATTGATGATGTTACTCAAAGTCCGGAGTTTGTCCTGTTTGATGCCTCTTCTGTAGCGGTTAAATCCCTTTTATGTGTCCCGGTTATTGATGGAGATGAGGTGCTGGGGGGCATCAGCCTGAGCCACTCTGAATCTGGTGCTTTGGGGCAACCACTATTGGCTTCCCTGGAAATCATTGCCGATCAGACTGCCAAAGCCCTGAAAAATGCGCTGTTGATTACCCAGTTGCAGCAAGTCAATAAACATCTGGAGCAGGAAGTCGTAAAAGGTTATCGCAAGCTGGCTGATTCCGAAAGGAAATACCGTTTTTTGGTGGAACAGGCTGCTGAAGGGATTGTCACAACCAAGGATGGAATTATTCTTTATGCTAATCCCCAATTCTGGAAGATGGCTGGTTATGATGAAAAAGCGCCTGGCACAGATTTAAATGATATTCTTGACCTTGCCAACCGGCAGCAAATGATGACTCCCTGTCAATACCAGGAGTTTATGGCGCAGGACCCAGATTGCCATAAGCCTGAATTTCATTTTGAAACAGATTTGAAGCATTCCCATGAATACCAGGTGAAAGTTGAAGTGACTGGTTGTCGGGTACCTGATGACCACGGATTCATCCACCAGTTTTATGTTCGTGACATCAGTGATCGGGTGCAGCTGGATAAAATGAAAGATACCTTCTTTGCTTCCCTGGTTCATGAACTTAAAACCCCCATTACGGTAATCAACAGTTATCTGCAGCAGTTGGTTGGCGATATGTCAAAACATGGGGAAAAACGGCAAAAACTTTTTGCTGATCTGGATAAAGTGTCAAGAAGACTTATTCATTTATTGAATGATATCCTGGTTTATAGCCGGTTAAATTATGCCGGACAGCAGTTGAATATGCGTCGCTGGCCAATAAATGATGAAATTTTTAATACGATTGATTACTTTCGTCCTCTTCTGGAAGAAAAAGGCATTATGGTGACCAGCGAGTTGCAGGCCGGTTTGCAGCCCTTCCTGTTTGACCGGGAGAAAATCGGCCAGGTTCTGGTAAATTTGATGGATAATGCGATTAAATTTACCGGTTCTGGTGGTAAAATCATCTGGCACAGTCAAGAAGTGACGTTTGGTGATTATCTTTGTGCCGATGAGCTTGAGTCCGTAATGAATCAAGGACAAAGTGGATCCTGGTTGAAAATGGACAAAGGGATCAGTATTTCAATAGAGGATACCGGGTGCGGGATTCCGGAAATTGACGGCCAGAAGGTTTTCAGTGAATTTTATACCAGTCATGAGAGTGAAGGCAGCGGGCTGGGGTTGTCAATCTGTCGTAAAATAGTTCAATGCCATGGCGGCTGTATCTCCGCTGAAAGGACAGCTCAGGGAAGTAGATTTAGTTTTATCCTTCCTTTGCGGTTTACAGCTTAA
- the purH gene encoding bifunctional phosphoribosylaminoimidazolecarboxamide formyltransferase/IMP cyclohydrolase: protein MATIKKALISVSDKEGIVEFARELATFGVEILSTGGTAKLLRSQGIAVTDVSDYTGFPEMLDGRVKTLHPKIHGGLLGRRDLPQHMEKMAAHGIDPIDLVIVNLYPFEATISKPDCSFAEAIENIDIGGPTMLRSAAKNFRDVTVIIDPLDYRLLLDEMKKTQGTVSPATNFSLAKKVFQATARYEAAISNYLGTYPELDCSPDQRLAFPETFSYQGIKTQDLRYGENPHQKAAFYRDLSINEPCIGSATQLQGKALSFNNILDSNAAFELVKEFSTTAAVVIKHNNPCGAAQSPVNNLVEAYRQARAGDPVSAFGGIVAVNVPVDAETAREIATTFIEAVIAPDFTDEARKILAEKNALRLLQAPLGEQSSQPGLEFKKVVGGLLLQDRDLLLTPPPEWRYATDRQPDEQEMVDLMFAWKLCKHVKSNAIVLARANQLVGVGAGQMSRVDSVNIAVMKALSPTAGTVLGSDAFFPFRDGVDTAAKAGVTAIIQPGGSNRDEETIAAANEHGMAMMFTGTRHFKH, encoded by the coding sequence ATGGCCACCATTAAAAAAGCATTGATCAGCGTTTCCGACAAAGAAGGAATTGTTGAGTTTGCCCGTGAATTGGCAACCTTCGGCGTTGAGATTCTATCCACCGGCGGCACGGCAAAACTTTTGCGCAGCCAGGGAATAGCGGTTACCGATGTTTCCGATTATACCGGTTTCCCTGAAATGCTGGATGGGCGGGTTAAAACCCTGCACCCGAAGATCCATGGCGGCCTCCTTGGCCGGCGTGACTTGCCCCAGCATATGGAGAAAATGGCAGCACATGGCATTGACCCCATTGATCTGGTCATTGTCAATCTCTACCCTTTTGAAGCCACCATCAGTAAACCGGACTGTTCTTTCGCTGAAGCCATCGAAAATATTGATATCGGCGGCCCGACCATGCTGCGCTCGGCTGCTAAAAATTTCCGGGATGTTACCGTTATTATTGATCCACTGGATTATCGATTACTGCTGGATGAGATGAAAAAAACTCAAGGAACAGTCAGTCCCGCGACAAATTTCAGCCTGGCTAAAAAAGTTTTTCAGGCCACAGCCCGTTATGAAGCCGCCATTTCAAACTACCTTGGCACCTATCCTGAACTTGACTGTAGCCCGGATCAACGTCTGGCATTTCCGGAAACATTCAGCTACCAGGGCATCAAGACCCAGGATTTACGCTATGGCGAAAACCCTCATCAAAAAGCCGCTTTCTATCGGGACCTCAGCATCAATGAACCCTGCATCGGCAGTGCTACCCAGTTACAGGGCAAGGCTCTTTCATTCAACAATATCCTCGACAGCAATGCCGCTTTTGAACTGGTTAAGGAATTTTCCACCACTGCCGCCGTGGTGATTAAACACAATAATCCCTGCGGGGCCGCCCAATCCCCGGTTAACAATCTGGTGGAAGCCTATCGCCAGGCCCGGGCCGGCGACCCGGTTTCAGCTTTCGGCGGCATTGTTGCGGTCAATGTGCCGGTTGACGCGGAAACTGCCAGGGAAATTGCCACAACATTCATAGAAGCTGTCATTGCCCCTGATTTCACCGATGAAGCTCGAAAAATACTGGCAGAAAAGAATGCCCTGCGACTACTGCAGGCTCCCCTGGGAGAACAATCAAGTCAGCCGGGACTGGAATTCAAAAAAGTAGTCGGCGGCCTGCTGCTTCAGGATCGCGACTTACTCCTGACTCCGCCGCCCGAATGGCGCTACGCTACCGACAGACAACCAGACGAACAGGAAATGGTTGACCTGATGTTTGCCTGGAAGCTCTGCAAACATGTAAAGTCCAATGCCATTGTCCTGGCCCGCGCCAACCAGCTGGTTGGAGTCGGTGCCGGCCAGATGAGTCGGGTTGATTCAGTCAATATTGCGGTGATGAAAGCCCTGAGTCCAACCGCTGGAACCGTCCTGGGATCAGATGCCTTCTTTCCTTTCAGGGACGGAGTCGATACGGCTGCTAAAGCAGGAGTAACCGCCATTATCCAGCCGGGGGGCTCAAATCGTGACGAGGAAACCATCGCGGCAGCCAATGAACATGGAATGGCCATGATGTTTACCGGTACACGTCATTTTAAACATTAA
- the purD gene encoding phosphoribosylamine--glycine ligase — protein MKILVVGGGGREHALIWKIAQSNKVSRIFCAPGNAGIAKMATCIPIEANDLDGLLNFALEKEIDMTVVGPEDPLTAGIVDRFNDNELKIFGPNKLAAEIEGSKKFCKELLKKCKIPTGDYASFDNPDDAIEYIYNHGAPIVVKANGLAAGKGVIVAKTLEEAEDAVYTIMRKKAFGDAGDTIIVEEFLEGEEASFLVFTDGDIVIPMVTSQDHKPIFDGDQGPNTGGMGAYSPAPVITDGLFRRIMNDIMIPAIKGMSADGRKYRGILYAGLMIKEGVPRVLEFNARFGDPETQPILMRLKSDIVPILEACISGHLAKAMVTWDDRPSVCVVMASGGYPGPYEKGEVISGLEAAARLEDVMVFHAGTTTNDEGEVVTNGGRVLGVTAVDENIPAAIERCYRAVKLISWPRAQYRTDIGKKALKRLQ, from the coding sequence ATGAAAATACTGGTAGTTGGTGGTGGTGGACGGGAGCATGCCCTGATCTGGAAAATTGCCCAAAGCAACAAGGTCTCACGTATCTTTTGCGCCCCGGGAAACGCGGGAATTGCTAAAATGGCAACCTGTATCCCCATTGAAGCCAATGATCTTGACGGTCTGTTGAACTTTGCCCTGGAAAAAGAGATTGACATGACAGTGGTGGGACCGGAAGACCCGCTGACCGCCGGGATTGTTGATCGATTTAATGATAATGAACTCAAAATTTTTGGCCCGAACAAACTTGCAGCTGAGATTGAAGGCAGCAAAAAATTCTGCAAGGAACTGCTGAAAAAATGTAAAATACCCACCGGTGATTACGCCAGTTTTGACAATCCTGATGATGCCATAGAGTATATTTATAATCATGGAGCCCCGATCGTCGTCAAAGCTAACGGACTGGCAGCCGGCAAAGGGGTCATCGTGGCCAAAACGTTAGAAGAAGCTGAAGACGCGGTATACACCATCATGCGGAAAAAAGCTTTCGGCGACGCCGGTGACACCATTATCGTTGAAGAATTCCTTGAAGGGGAAGAAGCTTCATTCCTGGTCTTCACTGACGGCGACATTGTCATCCCCATGGTCACTTCCCAGGATCACAAACCTATTTTTGACGGGGACCAGGGACCCAATACCGGCGGCATGGGAGCCTATTCCCCGGCCCCGGTTATTACTGATGGACTCTTCCGGCGGATTATGAATGATATCATGATCCCCGCAATTAAAGGAATGTCAGCTGATGGGAGAAAATACCGCGGTATACTCTACGCCGGGCTGATGATTAAAGAAGGGGTTCCCAGGGTACTGGAATTCAATGCCCGTTTTGGCGATCCGGAAACCCAACCCATATTGATGCGGCTGAAAAGTGACATTGTTCCCATCCTGGAAGCCTGCATCAGCGGCCACCTGGCCAAAGCCATGGTTACCTGGGATGACAGACCATCAGTCTGTGTGGTCATGGCTTCCGGTGGATATCCCGGTCCCTATGAGAAAGGTGAAGTAATTTCCGGACTGGAAGCCGCTGCCAGGCTGGAAGATGTGATGGTATTCCATGCCGGAACCACCACCAATGACGAGGGAGAAGTGGTTACCAACGGTGGCCGGGTCTTAGGAGTCACTGCTGTAGACGAAAACATTCCTGCCGCCATTGAAAGATGTTATCGGGCGGTCAAGCTGATTTCCTGGCCCAGGGCCCAGTACCGAACTGATATTGGCAAGAAAGCTCTTAAACGGCTACAATAG